From Bradyrhizobium sp. AZCC 1610:
AGGACGGCGGACGTCCCGGCGCCCAGCGTTACGGCCTGGTGCCGAGCGGGGCGATGGATCGGCTGGCGCTGGCGGCCGCGAATACGCTGGTTGGCAATGAGCCGTTCACGGCGGCTGTCGAAGTCGGTCCGTTCGGGGCAAGCTTCACCGCACGCGGCGGCGCGGTGCGCGTGGCGCTGGCGGGAGCCTCGCGCAATGCCGATATCGCCGGCCGACCCATGGCATCGGATACTTCGGCAACGCTTGCCGATGGCGAGACCCTGACGCTCGGTTTTGCGCGCGGCGGCTCGTTCAGCTATCTCGCGATCGAAGGCGGCATTGCCGGCGAGCCGATGTTCGGCAGCCTTGCCGTCAACGCGCGCGCCGGCCTAGGCAGCCCCTATCCACGCCCCCTGCAGGACGGCGACGAACTGCAGACAAAGGCCGCAAGCAACGCGCCGGAACGGCGGATCGAGCTGCCGGCGGCAACCGATGCGCCGATCCGGATGGTCTGGGGTCCGCAGGATGACGAATTCGCCGACGAGACCAAAAAACTGTTTGTCGACAGCGAATGGAAGATATCGGCAACCAGCGATCGCATGGGCTACCGGCTCGAAGGCCCTGTGCTTAGGCATCTCCATGGCCACAACATCGTTTCCGATGGCACCGTCAACGGCAGCCTGCAGGTGCCCGGCAATGGCCAGCCGATCGTGCTGATGCCGGACCGCGGCACCAGCGGCGGCTATCCCAAGATTGCAACCGTGATTTCGGCCGACTTCGGGCGGCTTGCGCAGATCCCCGCCGGGCGCGGCTTTCGCTTCAGGGCCATCAGCATGGCGGAAGCGCAAGCGGAAGCGCGCAAATTTACGGCGTTGCTGCGCGCCCTGCCCGAGCGGCTGCGGGCCATCGAAAGCGTTGATCTCAACATCGATGCGCTGCACGATGCCAATGTCGCGGGCCACGCCGTCAGCGCCGTCGATGCCGGAACCTGGCACGCCGTATCTCTGGCCGACATAGCGGGCCCGGACTGATCAACCAATCCACTCACGAGAAGCGGACCAGCATCATGACAACCATCGACCTCAATTGCGATCTCGGCGAAGGATTTGGCGCGTGGGAAATGGGCAACGACGCCGCGATGATCGAGCTGGCGACGTCGGTGAACGTCGCCTGCGGCTTTCATGCCGGCGATGCCGACATCATGCGCCGCACGGTCGAACTGGCGAAGGCGCGCGGCGTCAGCGTCGGCGCGCACCCTGGGTATCGCGACCTGCACGGCTTCGGACGGCGGCCGATCCCCGGCCTGAAGTCGTCGGAGATCGAGAACCTCATCGCCTACCAGATCGGTGCGTTGCAGGCGATTGCGACCGCGGCGGGTTACAAGGTCACCCACGTCAAGGCGCATGGCGCGCTCTCCAACGTCGCCTGCGAGGACGACATGACCGCGAAGGCCATCGCCAACGGCATCAAGGCCGTCGACCCCAATCTGATTTTCGTGGTGCTCGCCAATTCCAAGCTGGTGCAGGCCGGCGAAGCCGCCAACTTGCCGATGGTGCACGAAGTGTTTGCCGACCGCGCCTATGAAGACAATGGCTCGCTGGTGTCGCGTAAGAAGCCGGGCGCGGTGCTGCACGACGCGAAAGAGATTGCCGACCGCGTGGTGCGGATGGTGCAGGACGGCGCAGTGGTGTCGGTTACCGGTAAGGTGATCAAGATGCGCACCGACACCGTGTGCATTCACGGCGACACGCCGGGCGCGGTCGACATCGCGCGCGGGGTGCGTCAGGCGTTGAAGGATGCGGGGATTGCGGTGGCGCCGTTCAAGACGGCACAGTAGTTCTTAGAACGGATGAACCGAAAGCGTGCCGAACACGATGGCGGCAATGAGCGCGAACGCGCTGTAGAGCGCGGCGGTGTGAAGCCCGGTGCCGGAACGGCGGGACACCGAGCGTGCGTAAAGGTGCAGGCGGGCTTCCGCCGATAGTTCGCGCATGGTCGATCTCCAACGCAGCATGGACCGCATATGGAATATCGTTTGCGTCCAGATTCAAGATATCCGCCGAAATAGCGATACGGGCGCTCCGGCGCACTCCATTTCGAGGGGAAAATTCCCCTCCTCCCGACCAGAGCGAGAATTTTATTCGGGCCGATTTGAGCCAGTTGGAACCCGGATTAGTAAACGTCGTGCTGGAACCGGCCCTTCTTCTTGAGTTCGGCCACAAAACTGACCGCCTCGTCGGTGGTCCGGGCGCCGAACTGGGCGACGATATCGACCAGGGCGCGCTCGACGTCCTTGGCCATCCGCTTGGCATCGCCGCAGACGTAGATGTTGGCGCCCTCGGCAAGCCAGGTCCACAATTCGCGGCCGACCTCGCGCATGCGGTCCTGCACGTAGAATTTCTTGTCGCCGTCGCGCGACCACGCCAGCGACAGCCGCGTCAACAGACCCGACGTCTTCAACGCGTTGAGCTCGTCGGCGTAGAAGAAATCGCAGTCGCTGCGCTGATGGCCGAAGAACAGCCAGTTCTTGCCGGGTGCGCCGGTGGCACGGCGGTCGAGCAGGAAGGCGCGGAACGGCGCCACGCCGGTGCCGGGCCCGATCATGATGATGGGCGTCCTCGGATCCTGCGGCAGCGCGAAGCCGTGGGCCTTCTGCACATAGACCTTCAGCTCATCGCCGGGATTGATGCGCTCGGCGAGGAAGGTAGACGCGAGACCCAGGCGCTTGCGCTTGTTGATCACGTAGCGCACGCAGTCCACCGTTAGCGATAATTTTCCAGGCGTCGCATTGTGCGACGACGAGATCGAGTAAAGCCGCGGCTGCAGCGGCTCGAGCGCTTCGACGAAGGCTTCCGGATGCGGTCGGGCGCCGGAGAATTTCTGCAGCACGGCCATGACGTCAAGCGTGGCCGCATCGCCATCTGGATCCTCGCCCTGCGCCAGCGCCCTTGCCTTTTCGCGAATGGCGCCACCGGTGATGAAGGAAATCAGCTCGAACAGCGAGTCCGGCGCCGGCGACAGCGAGACATCATCGATCAGGACTTCGCGCAGCGTCTTGCCGTTCACCTTGGTGGTGTGGGAGGCGCCGAGCAGCGCGATGATCTGATCCACCAGGCCAACATCGTTGCGGGCAAAAATGCCGAAGGAATCGCCGACGACATAGTCGAGGCCGCAGCCGGAGAGATCGAACTCGATATGCCAGGTCTCCTTCTCCGAACCCTTCTTGTTCAGGAGACGACGCGACAAGAAGGTCGCCGCGATCGGATTATCGCGCGATCGCCCCGGCTTCGCCGCCACCACAGGCGCAGCCGGCGCTGCTGCAGGCGCCGATGAAGCCGCAGCCGGCGCCTTGTCGATGTCCTCATAGAGCGCCTTCAGCATCCGGGCGGTTTCCTTGCCGCCGGGGACGCAGAGGTTGAGCCGCGCTTCGCTCTTGCTGGCGATCGCTTCCGAATAGTTATGGCAATCGTAGCCGCACTGGCCGCAATCCTGCTGCGCCATCGCCGCCATCATGCGCCGCCGCAGCGGGCGGCCCTCCGCGAGTTTCATGCGATCGGCAATTGGCATGGTCTGGTCATGCCAGGGCGCTTCGCCGTCGTCGCCATCGCCGGCACCTTGCATGACGGCGGCGCCCTGCTCGGCCGACAGCGGCGTCGGGGCGTCCGACAGCAATCCGGCAAAGAACCCGTTCAGCCAGGAACGCTGCGCCTCGGAGAACGGTGCGCTCGAGGGAATGATCTCGATCTTGGGCGGCGGCGTGATCTGGTTCATGAGGACACCTCAGCGTCAGCCAGCTTGCGCAGCGTCTCGCCGTCATGGCGGCGCGCAAATGTCAGGAAGGTTTCTTCGGGCGAAACACGATGCGCGAGATAGGCTTTCAGCAGCCGCTCCACGGTTTGCGGAGCCTCCTCGGCCTTGAGGTCGTGATAGACCTCCTGCCCGACATCGGCGTCCGGACCAAAGCCACCGCCGGTGAACAAGTGATAGCCCTCGACGGGATCGACATCCTCGCCGACATCCACCTTCGCCGCGATCAGCCCGATATCGCTGATGTAATGCTGCGCGCAGGAGTGATGACAGCCGGTGACGTGGATATTCAGCGGTGTGTCGATGTTGACGCGCGGCTCGCACCAGTCACCGATCTCGGCGGCATGGCGCTTGGTGTTCGATGCCGCAAACCGGCAGCCGGCATTGCCGGTGCAGGCGATCAGCCCGGCACGGATTTGCGAGGCCTCGACCGCGAGCCCGATTTTCCTGATCGCGGCGATCGCAAGTTCGACATTCTGATCGCGCACGCCCGGGATCAGAAGGTTCTGCCAGACCGTCAGTCGGATATCGCCGTCGCCAAGGTCCTGCGCGATCTTGGCCAGCCCGCGCATCTGATCGCAGGTAACTTTTCCGAGCGGCAATGAGACGCCGATCCAGTTCAGCCCTTCCTGCTTCTGCTTGTGCACGCCGATATGGGCCATGCGATCGAACGCCGGCCGCGGCGCGAGTGCTTCCGGCGGCACGCGGGTGAAGGGTTTGCCGAGCCGCTCCTCGACCAGCGCGAGAAACTTGTCGTGCCCCATGGCGTCGAGCACATATTTCAACCGGGCCTTGTTGCGGTTGGTGCGGTCGCCGAGATCGATGAAGATACGCACGATGGCATCCGATACCTTGGTCGCATCGGCCGGCTTGACGATGATGTCACCGTATTTGGCGAAATCCCTGTGGCCGGTGATGCCGCCAAGCCCGAGGCGGAACCAGACGCCGGACTCGACGCCAAAACCATCCTTCACCTCGACCGCGGAAAACGCGATGTCGTTGGTATCCTCCAGCACCGCGATCCTGCCGGCGCCGTCGAAGGCGACGTTGAACTTGCGCGGCAACCCGTACAGCGAGCGATCGTTGAGGATGTGATAGTGCCACTCGCGCGCATATTCGCGGGTGTCCAGCAGCTCCTGCGGATCGATCCCGGCCGTCGGCGTGCCCGTGACGTTGCGAATGTTGTCGGCGCCGGTGCCGCGCGAGCACAGGCCAAGATCCTGGATGCCCTCGATCAACGCCACCGCGTTCTTCGGCGGAATCTCGCGCACCTGCAGATTGGCCCGCGTGGTGACGTGGCAAAACGGTCCGCACAGTTTTTCGGCGAGATCGGCCAGGCCGGCAAACTGCCAGTGCTTCAGAATGCCGTTCGGGATCCTTAAGCGGCACATGTAGGAATCCTGCGCCGGTGCCACATAGAACAGGCCGTAATAGCGCCAGCGGAAATTGTCCGCGGGATTCGGCGGCGCATTGTCGAGCGCCTGTTGCTTCAGCCGCGGATAGGCATCGAACGGATGCTCCTCGCGCTTGAATTTTTCCTGGTCGGCGAGCTTCTTGCCGGAGGCTGTGACCTTGTCCTGCGCCTTGATATGCGCGGCATCCGGTCCGGCCGGTTCGGCATTCGCCTTGCCGGCGCCAACCCCGCCGAGGCCGCGCCCGACCCGGCTGATCTGCAAGCCGGTGGTAAAGCCTTCGAGGTAGCGTTTCTGCTCGTCGGTAAAGTCGACAGTGAGCGCTTCGATTTTCATGTGCGACGAAACTCCTGCGGCCACCATCGGTGGCGTCAACGAATGGGATGGACCGCTCCGGAAATCGGCTCGGCTGTGTGTTGCCGGGTGACGATTTTGGTATGCGGTCCGACCAGCTTCGTTGCTGCGGAAATCCATCTTGGACGTCGGTCAGCAGGCAGCTGCGACGAGCCGACCGCACTGCACCATTCAAGTTGCGTGCCAGACGGTCTCGTCGATAATATCTTGCTATTTCAATCTGTTCCCGGGGTGATCTCGAAGCTATGAAGCTTGCTTCACTGTTGCTTCGTGAGCATTCTGCCTAAAAATTATCCACTACGGGATACTGCCTAATATTGCTTCAGATGATCGGCTCACGGCTTCCAATGCCCGATTTTGAAAGCCGCCAAGTGCCCGGCGATGTCGCCCGGATCAAACGCGGGACCAGCAAAGGCGCCGATGGCGTCGGAAGCGCCGGAGGCCTTGCCCTGGTGCCCCATGGCGGCGTCGTGGAGGTCCGGCCTGAAGACCCCCATGGCGGTTCGGAGCGCGTCCGGCCGCATCGCCGTCTGACCCCAGCGGACCATTTGCGCATAAAGCCAGGCGGCCTGCGCGGGATCGGGACGGCCCGCGCCCTCGCGCCCGACCAGAAGATAGCGGCCGCTCTCGCGCCGTTGGCCATCGGGTGAAATCTTCAGCCGGCCGTCGAGGGTGCGCTGGATCACCTCGGCGCCGACACCGATCCGGTCGGGCCGCGCCAGGACATGCGCGGTCTCCGCGCGGTTTCCGGGATCCTCGATGTATTCGGCGGCGTGGGCAGCCGCCCGGACCAGGGCGGCCAGCACGTCCGCATTCTTTTCCGACCAGCTTTGCCTGACCGCGAGAACCTTTTCTGCCGCGCGCACCAGGATATCCGAGACGAAATGCAGAATGTGGCCGACGCCGAGATCGACCGCGACCGAGTTCCAGGGGGCGCCGACGCAGAACGCATCGACATGACCGTTGGCGAGGCTGTCCACCATGTAAGGCGGCGGTAGCACCACCAGGCGAACGTCCTCGTCGGGATCGACCCCGCCCGCCGCCATCCAGAACCGAAGCTGGTAATTGTGGGTGGAGAATGGGAACGTCATGCCAAACGTCAGCGGTTCCGCGCCGCTCTTGCGCCTGATGGCTACGACGCGGGCGAGCGCCAGTGCGGTGGCCATGGGATCGATGGCGTCGCCCTCGATCTCGCCCATGATTGCCGCATGCAGCGCCGGCGATACCGTGATCGCGTTGCCGTTGAGGCCCAGATTGAATGGCGCCACGATCGGCACCTTGACGTGTCCAAGCCCGAGACTCGACGCAATCGCTACCGGCGCCAGCAAATGCGCTGCGTCGAACAGGCCGATATTGAGCTTGTCGCGGACATTGGACCACGACACTTCCCGCACCAGCGTGACATCGAGCCCTTCGGCCGCCGCAAAGCCCTTGTCGACGGCGATGATCAGCGCGGCGGCGTCAACCAGCGGAATGAAGCCGATATGCAGCGGTGTCGTCATTTCAACAGCTCCGAGGCGGTCAGAATCGACTGCGCGATCTCGCCGATCTTCTTTTTCTCGCGCATCGCCGTGGAGCGCATGAGCACATAGGCCTCATCTTCGGTGAGGCCCTTGACCTTCATCAGGATTCCCTTGGCGCGGTCAATCACCTTGCGTTCCTCGAGCGCGAATTTGGTGCGATCGAGCTCGTCCTGCAGCTTCGAGAAGGCGTTGAAGCGGGAGATGCAGAGGTCGAGGATCGGCTTGATCCGCTCCTTCTTCAGGCCATCGACGATATAGGCGGAAACGCCGGCGTCGACGGAGGCCTGGATCGAGGCCGCATCGCTCTGGTCGACGAACATGGCGATCGGCCGCCGCACCGCGCGGCTGACCTGGAACATCTGTTCCAGAACGTCGCGGCTGGGGTTTTCCAGGTCGATCAGGATCACGTCGGGGTCGAGCGCATAGATCCGCGCCAGCAG
This genomic window contains:
- a CDS encoding ANTAR domain-containing response regulator, which translates into the protein MSAESSPKIVIVDESPIRAAILEEGLREAGFTGVVHISEMQSLLARIYALDPDVILIDLENPSRDVLEQMFQVSRAVRRPIAMFVDQSDAASIQASVDAGVSAYIVDGLKKERIKPILDLCISRFNAFSKLQDELDRTKFALEERKVIDRAKGILMKVKGLTEDEAYVLMRSTAMREKKKIGEIAQSILTASELLK
- a CDS encoding LamB/YcsF family protein, which codes for MTTIDLNCDLGEGFGAWEMGNDAAMIELATSVNVACGFHAGDADIMRRTVELAKARGVSVGAHPGYRDLHGFGRRPIPGLKSSEIENLIAYQIGALQAIATAAGYKVTHVKAHGALSNVACEDDMTAKAIANGIKAVDPNLIFVVLANSKLVQAGEAANLPMVHEVFADRAYEDNGSLVSRKKPGAVLHDAKEIADRVVRMVQDGAVVSVTGKVIKMRTDTVCIHGDTPGAVDIARGVRQALKDAGIAVAPFKTAQ
- a CDS encoding biotin-dependent carboxyltransferase family protein, with the translated sequence MSKLVIASIGPASSVQDGGRPGAQRYGLVPSGAMDRLALAAANTLVGNEPFTAAVEVGPFGASFTARGGAVRVALAGASRNADIAGRPMASDTSATLADGETLTLGFARGGSFSYLAIEGGIAGEPMFGSLAVNARAGLGSPYPRPLQDGDELQTKAASNAPERRIELPAATDAPIRMVWGPQDDEFADETKKLFVDSEWKISATSDRMGYRLEGPVLRHLHGHNIVSDGTVNGSLQVPGNGQPIVLMPDRGTSGGYPKIATVISADFGRLAQIPAGRGFRFRAISMAEAQAEARKFTALLRALPERLRAIESVDLNIDALHDANVAGHAVSAVDAGTWHAVSLADIAGPD
- a CDS encoding NirA family protein; protein product: MKIEALTVDFTDEQKRYLEGFTTGLQISRVGRGLGGVGAGKANAEPAGPDAAHIKAQDKVTASGKKLADQEKFKREEHPFDAYPRLKQQALDNAPPNPADNFRWRYYGLFYVAPAQDSYMCRLRIPNGILKHWQFAGLADLAEKLCGPFCHVTTRANLQVREIPPKNAVALIEGIQDLGLCSRGTGADNIRNVTGTPTAGIDPQELLDTREYAREWHYHILNDRSLYGLPRKFNVAFDGAGRIAVLEDTNDIAFSAVEVKDGFGVESGVWFRLGLGGITGHRDFAKYGDIIVKPADATKVSDAIVRIFIDLGDRTNRNKARLKYVLDAMGHDKFLALVEERLGKPFTRVPPEALAPRPAFDRMAHIGVHKQKQEGLNWIGVSLPLGKVTCDQMRGLAKIAQDLGDGDIRLTVWQNLLIPGVRDQNVELAIAAIRKIGLAVEASQIRAGLIACTGNAGCRFAASNTKRHAAEIGDWCEPRVNIDTPLNIHVTGCHHSCAQHYISDIGLIAAKVDVGEDVDPVEGYHLFTGGGFGPDADVGQEVYHDLKAEEAPQTVERLLKAYLAHRVSPEETFLTFARRHDGETLRKLADAEVSS
- a CDS encoding sulfite reductase subunit alpha codes for the protein MNQITPPPKIEIIPSSAPFSEAQRSWLNGFFAGLLSDAPTPLSAEQGAAVMQGAGDGDDGEAPWHDQTMPIADRMKLAEGRPLRRRMMAAMAQQDCGQCGYDCHNYSEAIASKSEARLNLCVPGGKETARMLKALYEDIDKAPAAASSAPAAAPAAPVVAAKPGRSRDNPIAATFLSRRLLNKKGSEKETWHIEFDLSGCGLDYVVGDSFGIFARNDVGLVDQIIALLGASHTTKVNGKTLREVLIDDVSLSPAPDSLFELISFITGGAIREKARALAQGEDPDGDAATLDVMAVLQKFSGARPHPEAFVEALEPLQPRLYSISSSHNATPGKLSLTVDCVRYVINKRKRLGLASTFLAERINPGDELKVYVQKAHGFALPQDPRTPIIMIGPGTGVAPFRAFLLDRRATGAPGKNWLFFGHQRSDCDFFYADELNALKTSGLLTRLSLAWSRDGDKKFYVQDRMREVGRELWTWLAEGANIYVCGDAKRMAKDVERALVDIVAQFGARTTDEAVSFVAELKKKGRFQHDVY
- a CDS encoding CmpA/NrtA family ABC transporter substrate-binding protein, encoding MTTPLHIGFIPLVDAAALIIAVDKGFAAAEGLDVTLVREVSWSNVRDKLNIGLFDAAHLLAPVAIASSLGLGHVKVPIVAPFNLGLNGNAITVSPALHAAIMGEIEGDAIDPMATALALARVVAIRRKSGAEPLTFGMTFPFSTHNYQLRFWMAAGGVDPDEDVRLVVLPPPYMVDSLANGHVDAFCVGAPWNSVAVDLGVGHILHFVSDILVRAAEKVLAVRQSWSEKNADVLAALVRAAAHAAEYIEDPGNRAETAHVLARPDRIGVGAEVIQRTLDGRLKISPDGQRRESGRYLLVGREGAGRPDPAQAAWLYAQMVRWGQTAMRPDALRTAMGVFRPDLHDAAMGHQGKASGASDAIGAFAGPAFDPGDIAGHLAAFKIGHWKP